A region of the Coffea eugenioides isolate CCC68of unplaced genomic scaffold, Ceug_1.0 ScVebR1_447;HRSCAF=1126, whole genome shotgun sequence genome:
TTACGAAAAAATgggagagaattttttttttctaaaaaatataagAACTAAAAACCTGATTTATAGCAGCCAAGAAACTCGATTTCAATATCATGAGTATGATGATACTTATATTCTCACAAGGGACTATATTCTGGACAAGTCTCTTTGAAAAGATGAACCACAGTGGATTCTAAATGTGGTGTATATATCGGTGATGTGGGAGTGATGGAGttttacaaaatataaatttctggtttcatgAATATGGAGAAAAATGGGTGCCAGAATGTATGATGTTATGAGCACCACAATGGCCACTAAAAGGCAAACATCCAGGTTGAAACAATTTTGACAAATGATGCTATAATTATATGGCAAAGTGGATCAGCTTATGGAGCTTCTAGCATCTCATTAAAATAGGCAAGATTACTTTATGCTGTAACAGTGAAATGTTGCCACGCCTCATTGATCTTCTTGTGGATATCTCATGAAAGTTTTATCAATTCTCAACTATCCAAAAAATTTTGTGTACTAGAATTGGAGTTAAAAATTGGATCAGGAAAATTTAAACAAAACTTTAACAGCCAATGCCcatgattgatatttgacaagaaaagaattaattcttgcaatttagaaccaaccatccaaaaaaaaaaaaaaattcccattGCAGAGAGCAGGCTCTGAGATTTGTACCTGTGGTTTAGCAAACCAAGTCATGGACTTGAAAGTAGACAACCTCCTAAATAGATCATCACGGTCCCATGGTCTGCAAGATGGAGCTTGTACTGAACCACTTGAACCTGATGACACCTGCATTTCCTCAGTTGGATTTAACCTTGATTTTGGACCAAGTATGCCCAATGCAGAGAATACATTCGGCCGTTTCTTGCCTTTCAACCACCGAACTCCATCAGCACTACTGTTTTAACCaatattgtaaaaaaaaaaaaaaatcattggcAACAAGTTTCACTCTCTCTGGTTGTAGCATTCCAATTCTTATTGACAAACACAAGCACACAAAAGAAATGCAAGATCAATTTCCTTGCTCGGAGCTATCTGTTGAATCAAAGCCACAATTGTGGACTTTGACAATTTTTCCACAGCTCACAATTGTGGATTTTGGTGGCAGAAATATTCATCCCACATCGGTAGTTTTAGGAATTGTAGGATTTTGAGAGCTATAAATAGCTCTCAAGCTCTTCAAATTGAATTGTACCAAGAACAACAAAGAATTACCATAAGGATTTTGTAATTCTTTGTattctttcttctctcctaaATTATAAAAGCAGGTCGCTTGAGTGGTGCTCGGAGATTAGGCAAAATTGGCCGAACTCCGTTATCAATTTTCGGGTGCGttctttccttatctcttttatttattccgcatttatttattagtttcttttctattgtagtatagtattcaatatatttgtctatatttgggtatatttgtagtgttttatacggttcatttgggtgtatttttcttattcgtgtgtacgtattatttatgtatacacgggTATAGTTGTGATAATACACCGTGCACGTAAGTTCTGTCTAGGAGACTGGGTTTTAAGTGGGACCGCTTGTGACCCCTCCAGCCTTTCCTGGGAATTTACTTGGAATGGTAATTCTGTCTAAGGAGATTGTTTCGACGATCTTTCTTGGGAATTACTGAATCGGTTTAATCACTAGTTGTATTTTTGAGTGGGAAATTACCCGATTtccccaacaagtggtatcagagccgaagGTTCGTCCTTTGGCTTGTTTGTAATTTGTTATATTGAATACTATCATTTGAGTCTGTAATGGCATCTGACAATTTCCACGTCAAGAATTATATCTGGGGCATCGGCTTCCTCGTCCACATGGTCGAGAATTCCAATGTCAAGTTTGAAGGTGGCGGTGGAGACATTTGACGGTACTGGCCATTTCGGCATGTGGCAAGGCGAAGTCATGGACTCCCTTTTCCAACAGGGTCTTGACATTgccattgaagaaaagaaaccagaTGACATAGAAGAGAAGGAGTGGAGTACCATAAATCGGTTGGCATGCGGAACTATTCGATCGTGTTTGTCCAAAGAGCAAAAATATACTTTCAAGAACGAGACTTCTGCATGGAAATTGTGGAGGGCATTGGAGGAGAAATTTCTGAAGAAGAGTGGTCAGAATAAACTCCTAATGAAGAAAAGATTGTTCCGATTCGATTACCAACCAGGTACTACTATGAATGAACACATCACTATGTTTAATCAATTAGTAGCAGACCTGTTAAATTTAGATGtaaattttgaagatgaagatttgGCTTTGATGTTGTTGTCATCCCTTCCTGATGAATTTGAACATTTGGAAACTACGTTACTTCATGGGAAGGAAAATGTGTCTTTAGATGCTGTATGTTCTGCTTTGTATAGTCGTGAATTGAGAAAGCaggataaaatgaaaaagaaagtagCTGCAGCAGATGAAGCGTTAGTGGCAAGAGGTCGTCAACAAAGCCAATCAAAGGGGAGAAGAGGAAGGTCCAAATCGAAAAGCAGAGTTGCCAAAGATGAGTGTGCTTTCTGTCGTGAGAAAGGGCACTGGAAGAAAGACTGtccaaagtttaaaaaaaagggaaagctCCGCAAGACGTAAATATTGCAGAATGCAAAAGTGATGcggaatcagatttctctttggCTGTATCACCTTTAACATCCCATCCAGATGAGTGGATTTTGGATTCAGCTTGTACCTACCATATGACTCCCATGCGGGAGTGGTTCtttgaatttgaagaacttgatgGTGGAGTTGTGTACATGGGAAATGACAATCCATGTAAAACAGTTGGGATAGGTTCAATCAAGCTGCGTAATCATGATGGATCCACCAGAATCCTGAAAGATGTTCGGTACGTGCCGAATTTGAAGAGGAATCTCATCTCCTTGGGACTCTTGGAGTCAAAAGGCTTGGAAGTGAAGATGCGAGATGGAATTCTTAAAGTAACTTCGGGAGCACTTGTGATGTTGAAAGGTGTGAGGAAGAATAATCTGTATTACTACCAAGGTAGTACAGTTGTTgggacagcagcagcagcaacatcTTCCAGTAGCAAGAAGGATGCGGAAGCAACAAAGTTGTGGCACATGCGATTGGGACATGCTGGTGAAAAATCCTTGCAAAATCTTGCCAAACAAGGATTATTGAAAGGTACGAAAGTTtgcaaattagaattttgtgagCATTGTGTTCtgggaaaacaaagaaaagtgaaATTTGGCACTGGTATCCATAAtaccaagggtattttggattatGTGCACTCAGATGTGTGGGGACCTGCCAAGACTCCATCCTTGGTGGCAGGTATTATTTTGtcacttttattgatgatttttccagaAGAGTTTGGGTGTTTACTATGAAGAGCAAGGATGAGGTGCTAGGGATTTTCCTTAAATGGAAAGCTCAGGTTGAAAACCAGACGGGAAGAAAGATCAAGATCCTCCGAACAGACAACGGTGAAGAATACAAGAGTGATCCCTTCCAGAAGATGTGCCAAGAATGTGGCATAGTTCGGCACTTCACAGTTAGAAAAATACCGCAGCAGAATGGGGTGTCAGAGCGTATGAACAAAACACTAGTGGAGAAAGTATGTTGCATGCTGTCTAATGCTGAGTTAGACAGAAAGTTTTGGGCTGAGGCTGTGACATACGCTCAACATCTCGTTAATTGCTTTCCATCATCTGCAATCGGTGACAAGACTCCATTAGAGGTATGGTCTGGAAAACCTGCAACAGATTATGATTCTTTGCGTATTTTTGATTCTACTGCATATTATCATGTAAATGAATCAAAATTGGATCCACGTGCAAAGATGGCTCTCTTTATGGGCCTTAGTGCTGGAGTTAAGGGATACCGTTTGTGGTGTCTAGAAGCAAAGAAGACCATTATCAGCAGGGATGTTACCTTTGACGAATCTGTCATGTTGAATAAGGTAACACAAGATGGGACCAGTGGTACTCCGCAGCAGGTGGAGTGTACGCCGAAACAGGTGGAGTTTGAGCAGATAATGGTGAATCCAACAAACAGCACCTTCAGTGACTCTCCCATGACAGAAGAAGAGTCAGATGAGGAAGAGGTTTCAACCCAAGAACCTCAACAGCAGCAAGAGTCAATTGCCGTCAATAGGGCAAGACGAGAAATTCATAAACCTGCTCGTTTTGTTGACATGGTGGCTTATGCACTTCCAGTTGTTGATGATGTTCCATCCACATTTTCTGAAGCAGTTCGAAGTACAGAAAATGATAGATGGAAAGATgctatggaagaagagatgcaatctCTTCAGAAGAACAATACGTGGAAGTTGACACAACTACCGAAGGGCAAGAAGGTAATTGGATGCAAATGGatatttgcaaagaaagaagGATTTCCTGACAAGATTGATGTTCGCTACAAGGCAAGATTGGTGGCTAAAGGCTACGCTCAGAAGGAGGGAGTTGATTATAATGAGGTATTTTCTCCAGTTGTTAAACATTCCTCTATTAGAATTTTGTTGGCCTTGGTAGCACAGTTGAATTTGGAGCTAGCTCAACTTGATGTGAAGACCGCGTTCCTTCACGGTGACTTGAAGGAGGAAATCTATATGGCTCAGCCAGATGGATTCAAAGTTGCTGGTAAAGAAAATTGGGTTTGTAAGCTGAGCAAATCGTTGTACGGATTGAAACAATCACCGAGACAATGGTACAAACGATTTGACCAGTTCATGATGGGCCAGAAGTACACAAGAAGCAAATACGATCACTGTGTGTATTTGCGCAAGTTACGAGATGAGTCCTACATCTACTTACTCTTGTACGTTGATGATATGCTGATAGCATCAAAGAGCCAAGTTGAAATTGATAAATTGAAGGCTCAGTTGAGTAAAGAGTTCGAGATGAAGGATTTGGGAGAAGCCAAGAAGATTCTCGGCATGGAGATAAGCAGGGATAGAACGAGAGGCAAGCTTTGTCTGACACAGAAGCAGTATTTGAAGAAAGTACTACAACGTTTTGGCATGAATGAAAATTCAAAACCTGTAAGTACTCCGCTTGCTCCTCATTTGAAACTTAGTAGCCTATTATCTCCAAAGACGGATGAAGAGCGAGCATACATGGCGAAAGTCCCGTATGCTAATGCAGTTGGTAGCTTGATGTATGCAATGGTATGTACGAGACCCGACATTTCACAGGCAGTTAGTGTGGTAAGcaggtttatgcatgatccaGGCAAGGGTCATTGGCAAGCTGTGAAATGGATTCTACGGTATATCCAAAATACCGTAGATGTTGGATTAGTATTTGAGCAGGATAAATCACTTGGTCAATGTGTAGTTGGATATTGTGATTCTGACTATGCAGGTGATTTGGATAAGCGACGTTCTACGACTGGCTACTTGTTCACATTTGCTAAGGCGCCAGTTAGTTGGAAGTCTACTTTGCAGTCAACGGTGGCTTTGTCTACAACGGAGGCAGAGTATATGGCGATTACAGAAGCTGTGAAGGAGGCAATTTGGCTTCAAGGATTGCTTGAAGACTTGGGAGTTAGTCAAAAACACATTGACGTGTTTTGTGACAGTCAGAGTGCTATTCACTTAGCAAAGAACCAGGTCTTTCATGCAAGAACGAAGCACATTGATGTTCGCTATCACTTTGTGCGGGAAATTCTCGAAGAAGAGGAGATTTTTCTCCAGAAGATTCGGACTACGGAGAATCCTGCAGATATGCTGACCAAGGTGGTTACAAGGTCCAAGTTTGAACATTGTTTAAACTTGGTCAACATCCTGCACATTTGAGTTGGCGCCTGAgggcgcaaatttggaagcACCACAAGGACCGTTTGTTTTTTTTGAGGGAGAAGATTTGTATTTTTGGGTGGGATTAGATttatgccaaggtggagatttgttgaatcAAAACCACAATTGTGGACTTTGACAATTTTTCCACAGCTCACAATTGTGGATTTTGGTGGCAGAAATATTCATCCCACATCGATAGATTCATGAATTGGTGAAGGATTTGAGAGCTATAAATAAGCTCTCAATCCTTCCAATTGAATTGTACCAAGAACAACAAAGAATTACCCATAAGGATTTTGTAATTCTTTGTattctttcttctctcctaaATTATAAAAACAGGTCGCTTGAGTGGTGCTCGGAGAGTAGGCAAAATTGGCCGAACTCCGTTATCAATTTTTCGGGTGCGTTCTTTCCTTATCTCTTGTATTTGTTCCGcatttatttattagtttcttttctattgtagtatagtattcaatatatttgtatatatttgtcgggtatatttgtagtgttttatacggttcatttgggtgtatttttcttattcgtgtgtacgtattatttatgtatacacgggTATAGTTGTGATAATACACCGTGCACGTAAGTTCTGTCTAGGAGACTGGGTTTTAAGTGGGACCGCTTGTGACCCCTCCAGCCTTTCCTAGGAATTTATTTGGAATGGTAATTCTGGAAAAGGAGATTGTTTCGACGATCTTTCCTGGGAATTACGGAATCGGTTTAATCACTAGTTGTATTTTTGAGTGGAAAATTATCCGATTTCCCCAACACTATCCAATTCTTGTAGATATAGGCAGATACACACCAAGggtgaagcaaaaaaaaattttttttgaaatacatGCACGCACACAACAAACACACACAAAACACTCCCTTTAAAGGTACATTTTGGTATTTCAGGTAGAAACTTCTATTTTAACCACTCAAACACAGTATCATACTCTACAAACAAGAAAAAATCAACCAAAGATATacaatattaataattaatatttCGGCTTTATAGCTTATGCATCAACATTTCAGTTATCAGCCAAAATCATACAATATTAGTAACTAGTATTTCAGCCTTATAGCTTATGCATCAACATTTCAGTTCACAATAACTTCGAAATCCaaacaagaaaaattaaaatacagaGAAAACAACGAAGTGACAACTTCAGCAGCTAAAGTTCACtttcaaccaaaagaaaaaaagaagagtacATAAAAGAGCAATGAGAAGCCGTTGATAAAAAATTGTGAAAGAGTTATATAAAGAGAATTAACGAGGAAAGCTGAAGAAGAAGACCTGGTGGTGGTGGAAGCAGAGGAGCCGTTATTATATAGATGATTATTATCGCTATTATTAGGCTTGGATTTGGTGGTGGCGGTGGTCGGAGATTCCGGAAACAGCCTCTCTAATATTGCTTCGATTCTCTTTTGTGCCGCCATCTCTCCTTATTGCTAAATTTTTTggcctaaaaaaaaaatgctcaaaaGAATCTGGACATAATAGAATTTACTTGGATTTTGAAGAGCTAAAAATGGTAGTAAATTGCTCCGGCAGCAGGCGCCCCCAATGTGCTGAGGCCACATCTGACTGGATGGCCAAGAAGTTGGTTTCTGTCATGACTGGATGGCCAATGTGCTGAGAGCTCTAATTGCAGCACAGCAAATTCACTTTGTTATCAGTCCAAATCAGCAGCAAAGAATGATAATAGCTTGAATCAGAGGTAGTTAAGTTGCTTTGCTTTATATGCTATTGCTACTGAATGTGCAAAAATCTGGCCGTTGCAATTTGCAGCTAGCCGTTGCAAAATCTGCCAAATAACTGTTGCATGGCACATCTGGTGCTTACAAATTTTTTATTGCACTTACACCCCCTCAACTTTAGTAATCAGTCCAAATCATTTATTCTTCTTTCAATCTTCTACTAATACAAGGAGCAAAAGGGCAGCCATGGAATAAAAATACCTTCTCACACATGAAAATAATATTGTAATATGATTTGGACTGCTTTGTTACCAAAAACTCAAAAGCAAGGAAGGtcagtgaaattttgagaactttAGGGGGTctcagtgcaagtgtcagaaacctcaggggaggttttcgAAATTATCCCCAAAATAAATGCAGAGATTGCTCAAATGGTGTTCTAATAGTAGTTTTAGCCTGTTCCCAACAGCCAACACCCAATTTAGCTATTAAAGATAGGGATGGTAACGGGTCGAATGCTCATGGGAGAGTCATGGGGCCGGGGGTGGGGTCGGGTGGGTGTAAGAGCAGGGAGAATTTTTCTCCACCCATTTTAAACGGGGCAGGGGACGGAGGAGGGTAACCCTGTCCCATATCCCTCCATCTCTTGTACTaatataaagttaaaaaaataaatacttaaatatagttttctatatatatatacatatacacattataactacatatcAACAATGTATGCATACATCATAATTTGtatgataaaataattatttgatTATATTTTTAGTTTACTTGAATTTTTTACATATTGTAagttatttaccaaaaataaaaataaatacgATAGTTGTGAGTTTAAATTTGATATACACATTATAGCTACACGTCAATAATATATGTATATCTATTATAATTTGAGAACtaaaaaaatcataattttttgataaaatggtgatttagttttttttagttgaCTTCAATTTTTTACATATTGTAAATAGTTTAAATAAATATGATGATTATAAGTTTAGATTTTCTATTAAACATAGAGAAATGAATTAGAAAAgatcaaaatgaattttaaccTTGATTTCACATTGATTATTTAGCTAAGAATCTAAAAAAGTGATTTACATTGttgttattatatatatatatatatattgttaaaataaaaaataaaaaatataattaaacaa
Encoded here:
- the LOC113758277 gene encoding uncharacterized protein LOC113758277; protein product: MAAQKRIEAILERLFPESPTTATTKSKPNNSDNNHLYNNGSSASTTTSSADGVRWLKGKKRPNVFSALGILGPKSRLNPTEEMQVSSGSSGSVQAPSCRPWDRDDLFRRLSTFKSMTWFAKPQ